Proteins encoded by one window of Oreochromis niloticus isolate F11D_XX linkage group LG17, O_niloticus_UMD_NMBU, whole genome shotgun sequence:
- the gnsa gene encoding N-acetylglucosamine-6-sulfatase, with protein sequence MKKMGSFRCSGPKMFSFLLICVTLWSHRSGSSGASSSRRPNIVLILTDDLDVAIGGLNPLNKTKKLIGDAGMTFTNAFVASPLCCPSRASILTGKYPHNHHVINNTLDGNCSSKAWQKSEEPHTFPALLKASAGYQTFFAGKYLNQYGHSEAGGVEHVPLGWSYWVGLDKNSKYYNYTLSVNGKAQKHGADYSKDYLTDLLANMSLDFLQYKTSYQPFFMMVSTPAPHSPWTAAPQYQNSFKNTKAPRDPNFNIHGKDKHWLIRQAKTPMSNSSIQFLDDAFRGRWQTLLSVDDLVEKIVKRLEVRGELNNTYIFFTSDNGYHTGQFSLPVDKRQLYEFDIRVPLMVRGPNIKPNQISQMLVANVDLGPTILDIAGYNVNKTQMDGMSFLPVMEGKMNGTSWRTDILVEYEGEGRNKSDPTCPLLGPGVSECFPDCVCEDSYNNTYACVRTIAPSSNLQYCEFDDNEIFVEVYNVTADPYQLTNIAKTIDKEVLEKMNHRLMMLQSCSGQSCRTPGVYDPRYKFDPRQMFTSHSWRLSRLRQTLK encoded by the exons ATGAAGAAAATGGGCTCTTTTCGCTGCTCCGGGCCGAAGATGTTCAGCTTTCTCCTGATCTGCGTCACTTTGTGGAGCCACCGAAGCGGGAGCAGCGGGGCCAGCTCCTCTCGGAGACCTAACATCGTTCTGATCCTCACCGACGACCTGGACGTCGCTATCGGGGGTCTG AATCCCCTGAACAAGACGAAAAAACTCATCGGTGACGCGGGGATGACCTTcacaaatgca TTTGTTGCCAGCCCGCTTTGCTGCCCCAGTCGTGCCAGCATCCTGACGGGGAAATACCCCCACAACCACCACGTCATCAACAACACCTTGGATGGAaactgtagcagcaaagcctgGCAGAAAAGCGAGGAGCCGCACACCTTCCCCGCCTTACTGAAGGCCTCCGCTGGCTACCAGACGTTCTTTGCTGGGAAATATCTCAACCAG TATGGGCACTCGGAAGCTGGTGGAGTGGAGCACGTTCCTCTAGGTTGGAGTTACTGGGTCGGGCTG GATAAAAACTCTAAATACTACAACTACACACTGTCAGTGAACGGAAAGGCTCAGAAGCACGGAGCCGACTACAGCAAAGATTACCTGACAGATCTACTG GCCAACATGTCTCTAGACTTCCTCCAGTATAAAACCAGCTACCAGCCGTTCTTCATGATGGTGTCCACGCCGGCCCCCCACTCGCCCTGGACGGCAGCTCCTCAGTACCAGAACAGCTTCAAAAACACCAAAGCTCCCCGAGATCCCAACTTCAACATCCACGGAAAG GACAAACACTGGTTGATCAGACAGGCTAAAACTCCCATGTCAAATTCCTCCATTCAGTTTCTGGATGATGCCTTCAGGGGACG GTGGCAAACTCTACTGTCAGTGGACGATCTGGTGGAGAAAATAGTGAAGAGGTTGGAGGTCAGAGGTGAACTGAACAATACCTACATCTTCTTTACGTCTGATAATGGATATCACACAG GTCAGTTCTCTCTCCCAGTGGATAAAAGGCAGCTGTATGAGTTTGACATCAGAGTTCCTCTCATGGTCAGAGGACCGAATATCAAACCCAACCAGATCAGCcag ATGTTGGTGGCGAACGTTGATCTTGGTCCGACCATCCTGGACATCGCCGGGTACAACGTCAACAAGACCCAAATGGACGGCATGTCGTTTCTGCCAGTTATG GAGGGGAAGATGAACGGCACCAGTTGGAGAACAGACATCCTGGTGGAGTATGAAGGTGAGGGCAGGAACAAGTCGGACCCTACCTGCCCCCTACTGGGACCCGGAGTGTCG GAGTGTTTCccagactgtgtgtgtgaggactCTTACAACAACACTTACGCCTGTGTGCGCACCATCGCCCCCTCTTCCAACCTGCAGTACTGCGAATTTGATGACAATGAG ATTTTCGTAGAAGTCTACAACGTGACTGCAGACCCGTACCAGCTGACCAACATCGCAAAAACCATCGACAAGGAAGTCCTGGAGAAGATGAACCACCGGCTGATGATGCTGCAGTCCTGCTCCGGACAGTCATGTCGGACACCTGGCGTGTACGATCCAAG GTATAAATTTGACCCACGACAGATGTTTACCAGCCACAGCTGGAGGCTCAGCAGACTCAGGCAGACACTGAAGTAG
- the zgc:194209 gene encoding adipocyte plasma membrane-associated protein, with protein sequence MGRRSLLVALLAVAVGVYLLPSPIDPKPHVLKGPPPALEGPLAVNTRLQKGRRLFTGKLHGPESFTADEHGNVYTGTVDGKLWRIGPDDSLTFITQMGQNLPECGSSTDYEPVCGRPHGIRLDRHGQLIVADSYFGLHSVDPKTREKTLLLANSEGADGVPFAFLNGLEISSQTGIIYFTDSSSRWGRRHVKLEVIELNSLGRLLSYNPKSGSVTVLLDSLYMPNGIVLSPDEDFLLLAETSIGRILRYWLKGPKSGTKEVIMDNMIGYPDNIRLSDHGTFLVGITTPRFRKFMPPFLDMIAPYPVVKRFLAKVVPLNWYNILLPRYALVLELGLDGELMGTLHDPEGRLTWAISDVFQHRGRTYLGSTDLPFLPILEGCDS encoded by the exons ATGGGAAGGCGATCTCTGTTAGTGGCTCTCCTGGCTGTCGCTGTTGGAGTTTACCTGCTGCCGTCTCCCATCGACCCCAAACCACACGT ACTGAAGGGGCCACCTCCGGCTCTGGAGGGTCCGCTGGCTGTCAACACCCGTCTGCAGAAGGGTCGCAGGCTGTTCACTGGGAAACTACACGGACCAGAATCCTTCACTGCTGATGAGCATG gtaatGTGTACACGGGCACAGTGGACGGGAAGCTGTGGAGAATCGGTCCTGACGACAGCCTGACCTTCATCACTCAGATGGGACAAAATCTACCAGAATGCG GTAGCAGTACAGACTATGAACCTGTGTGCGGTCGGCCTCATGGCATCCGTTTGGATCGTCACGGTCAGCTGATCGTTGCTGACTCTTACTTCGGGCTTCACAGCGTGGATCCCAAAACCAGAGAAAAGACTTTACTGCTGGCTAATTCAGAGG GAGCTGATGGCGTTCCCTTTGCCTTTTTAAACGGGCTTGAGATTTCCTCCCAAACTGGAATAATCTATTTCACGGACTCCTCCAGTCGCTGGGGACGCAGGCACGTCAAACTGGAG gTGATTGAGCTGAACAGCCTTGGCCGTCTTCTCTCCTACAATCCCAAGTCAGGAAGCGTGACTGTGCTTCTGGATTCTCTCTACATGCCAAACGGCATCGTCCTGTCACCTGACGAAGACTTCCTGCTACTGGCGGAAACCAGCATTGGACGTATACTGAG GTATTGGTTAAAAGGCCCGAAATCTGGTACCAAGGAGGTCATCATGGACAACATGATTGGTTATCCCGACAACATCCGACTCAGTGACCATGGTACATTCCTGGTTGGCATAACAACACCTCGCTTTCGGAAGTTCATGCCACCTTTTCTGGATATGATTGCTCCGTACCCAGTGGTCAAACGCTTCCTGGCCAAG gTGGTTCCCCTGAACTGGTATAACATTCTGCTGCCACGCTACGCTCTGGTCCTGGAGCTGGGATTGGATGGCGAACTCATGGGAACGCTTCATGACCCGGAGGGCCGCCTCACGTGGGCCATCAGCGACGTCTTCCAGCACCGAGGGAGAACCTACCTGGGCAGCACCGACCTGCCGTTCCTTCCCATCTTGGAAGGTTGTGATAGCTGA